A portion of the Streptomyces sp. NBC_01335 genome contains these proteins:
- a CDS encoding quinone-dependent dihydroorotate dehydrogenase yields MYKFFFQLVFKRMDPEQAHHLAFRWIRLAARTPVLRTYVAAALAPRYKSLRTEALGLRMHGPFGLAAGFDKNAIAIDGMAMLGFDHVEIGTVTGEPQPGNPRKRLFRLVADRALINRMGFNNEGSAAVAARLGAREPVFRTTVGVNIGKTKVVPEAEAAADYVKSTERLAAHADYLVVNVSSPNTPGLRNLQATEALRPLLTAVREAADRTVTDRRVPLLVKIAPDLADEDVDAVADLAVELGLDGIIATNTTIARDGLGLRSPASLTGETGGLSGAPLKARSLEVLRRLYERVGDRITLVGVGGVENAEDAWQRILAGATLVQGYSAFIYEGPFYARAIHKGLAARLAASPYATLAEAVGADTRKAAQ; encoded by the coding sequence ATGTACAAGTTCTTCTTCCAGCTGGTCTTCAAGCGGATGGACCCCGAGCAGGCCCACCACCTGGCCTTCCGGTGGATCCGTCTCGCCGCCCGTACCCCCGTCCTGCGGACCTACGTCGCCGCGGCGCTCGCCCCGCGGTACAAGTCGCTGCGCACCGAGGCCCTCGGCCTGCGGATGCACGGCCCCTTCGGCCTCGCCGCCGGCTTCGACAAGAACGCGATCGCGATCGACGGCATGGCGATGCTCGGCTTCGACCACGTCGAGATCGGCACCGTGACCGGCGAGCCGCAGCCCGGCAACCCCAGGAAGCGGCTCTTCCGCCTCGTCGCCGACCGCGCCCTGATCAACCGCATGGGCTTCAACAACGAGGGCTCCGCCGCCGTCGCCGCCCGCCTCGGCGCCCGCGAGCCCGTCTTCCGCACCACCGTCGGCGTCAACATCGGCAAGACCAAGGTGGTCCCGGAGGCCGAGGCCGCCGCCGACTACGTGAAGTCCACCGAGCGCCTCGCCGCCCACGCCGACTACCTCGTGGTCAACGTCTCCTCGCCCAACACCCCCGGCCTGCGCAACCTCCAGGCCACCGAGGCGCTGCGCCCGCTGCTGACCGCCGTGCGCGAGGCCGCCGACCGCACCGTGACCGACCGCCGCGTCCCGCTCCTGGTCAAGATCGCCCCCGACCTCGCGGACGAGGACGTGGACGCCGTCGCCGACCTCGCCGTGGAACTCGGCCTCGACGGCATCATCGCCACCAACACCACCATCGCCCGCGACGGCCTCGGCCTGCGCTCGCCCGCCTCCCTGACCGGGGAGACCGGCGGACTCTCCGGAGCCCCGCTCAAGGCACGCTCCCTGGAGGTCCTGAGGCGGCTGTACGAGCGCGTGGGCGACCGGATCACCCTGGTGGGTGTCGGAGGCGTCGAGAACGCCGAGGACGCCTGGCAGCGCATTCTGGCCGGCGCGACGCTCGTCCAGGGTTACAGCGCCTTCATCTACGAAGGCCCGTTCTACGCCCGCGCGATCCACAAGGGGCTGGCCGCCCGGCTCGCCGCATCCCCGTACGCCACGCTCGCCGAAGCCGTCGGCGCCGACACCCGGAAGGCCGCACAGTGA
- the pyrF gene encoding orotidine-5'-phosphate decarboxylase: MTLEAATLETAPLEPFGARLRRAMDTRGPLCVGIDPHASLLASWGLSDDIAGLERFTRTVVEALADRVAVLKPQSAFFERFGSRGVAVLETAVAEARSAGALVLMDAKRGDIGSTMGAYAATYLDKDSPLFSDAVTVSPYLGFGSLRPALDAAAVSGAGVFVLALTSNPEGAEVQRATAADGRSLAQLMLDHMAAENAGAEPLGSVGAVVGATLGDAGVNLAINGPLLAPGIGAQGATPADLPGVFGDAVGNVVPSVSRGVLRHGPDAAGLREAAERFADEVRTAVHG; this comes from the coding sequence GTGACCCTCGAAGCAGCGACCCTCGAGACCGCGCCCCTCGAACCCTTCGGCGCCCGCCTGCGCCGTGCCATGGACACCCGCGGACCGCTCTGCGTCGGCATCGACCCGCACGCCTCGCTGCTCGCCTCCTGGGGCCTGTCCGACGACATCGCGGGCCTGGAGCGCTTCACCCGTACGGTCGTCGAGGCGCTCGCCGACCGGGTCGCCGTCCTCAAGCCGCAGTCCGCGTTCTTCGAGCGTTTCGGCTCGCGCGGCGTCGCCGTCCTGGAGACGGCCGTCGCCGAGGCCCGCTCGGCCGGCGCGCTCGTGCTCATGGACGCCAAGCGCGGCGACATCGGCTCCACCATGGGCGCCTACGCGGCCACCTACCTGGACAAGGACTCGCCGCTCTTCTCGGACGCGGTCACCGTCTCGCCGTACCTCGGCTTCGGTTCGCTGCGCCCGGCGCTCGACGCCGCCGCCGTCTCCGGCGCGGGCGTCTTCGTCCTGGCGCTCACCTCCAACCCGGAGGGCGCCGAGGTGCAGCGCGCGACGGCGGCCGACGGCCGTTCGCTGGCCCAGCTGATGCTCGACCACATGGCCGCCGAGAACGCCGGGGCCGAGCCGCTGGGCTCGGTCGGCGCGGTGGTCGGCGCGACCCTCGGGGACGCCGGGGTGAACCTGGCGATCAACGGTCCGCTGCTCGCTCCGGGCATCGGCGCCCAGGGCGCGACCCCGGCCGATCTGCCGGGCGTGTTCGGCGACGCGGTGGGCAACGTGGTGCCGAGCGTGAGCCGGGGTGTTCTGCGTCACGGACCCGACGCGGCGGGTCTGCGGGAGGCCGCCGAACGCTTCGCCGACGAGGTCCGTACGGCGGTTCACGGATAG
- the coaBC gene encoding bifunctional phosphopantothenoylcysteine decarboxylase/phosphopantothenate--cysteine ligase CoaBC translates to MEKPKVVLGVSGGIAAYKACELLRRLTESGHDVTVVPTAASLHFVGAATWSALSGHPVSTEVWNDVHEVPHVRTGQAADLVVVAPATADMLAKAAHGLADDLLTNTLLTARCPVVFAPAMHTEMWEHPATQENVATLRRRGAVVVEPAVGRLTGADTGKGRFPDPAEIFEICRRVLARGVTAPDLAGRHVVVSAGGTREPLDPVRYLGNRSSGKQGYALARTAVARGARVTLVEANTGLPDPAGADVVHVGTAVQLREAVLKAAADADAVVMAAAVADFRPSVYATGKIKKRDDQADPVIGLLRNPDILAELSAERTAPGQVVVGFAAETDDVLANGREKLRRKGCDLLVVNEVGERKTFGSEENEAVVLAADGGETAVPYGPKEGLADTVWDLVAARFAE, encoded by the coding sequence GTGGAGAAGCCGAAGGTCGTTCTGGGGGTCAGCGGAGGCATCGCCGCGTACAAGGCGTGCGAGCTGCTGCGACGGCTGACCGAGTCCGGGCACGACGTGACCGTGGTGCCCACCGCGGCCTCGCTGCACTTCGTCGGCGCCGCCACCTGGTCCGCGCTCTCCGGGCACCCGGTCTCCACCGAGGTCTGGAACGACGTCCACGAGGTGCCCCACGTGCGCACCGGACAGGCCGCCGATCTCGTCGTGGTCGCCCCGGCCACCGCCGACATGCTCGCCAAGGCCGCCCACGGCCTCGCCGACGACCTGCTCACCAACACCCTGCTCACGGCCCGCTGCCCGGTCGTGTTCGCGCCCGCGATGCACACCGAGATGTGGGAGCACCCCGCCACCCAGGAGAACGTCGCCACCCTGCGGCGCCGGGGCGCCGTGGTCGTCGAGCCCGCGGTCGGCCGGCTCACCGGTGCGGACACCGGCAAGGGGCGGTTCCCCGACCCCGCCGAGATCTTCGAGATCTGCCGCCGGGTGCTGGCGCGGGGCGTCACCGCACCCGATCTCGCGGGACGCCACGTGGTGGTCAGCGCCGGAGGCACCCGTGAGCCCCTCGACCCCGTCCGCTACCTGGGCAACCGTTCCTCCGGCAAGCAGGGGTACGCCCTCGCGCGCACGGCCGTCGCCCGCGGCGCCCGGGTCACCCTGGTCGAGGCGAACACCGGTCTGCCGGACCCGGCCGGCGCCGACGTGGTCCACGTGGGGACCGCGGTCCAGCTGCGGGAGGCCGTGCTGAAGGCGGCCGCCGACGCGGACGCGGTGGTGATGGCCGCCGCCGTCGCGGACTTCCGGCCCTCCGTGTACGCCACGGGCAAGATCAAGAAGCGCGACGACCAAGCGGATCCGGTCATTGGACTCCTGCGGAATCCGGACATCCTCGCCGAGCTCTCCGCCGAACGGACCGCACCCGGACAGGTGGTCGTGGGATTCGCCGCGGAGACCGACGACGTGCTCGCCAACGGGCGCGAAAAGCTCCGCCGGAAGGGGTGTGACCTCCTCGTCGTCAACGAGGTGGGGGAGCGCAAGACCTTCGGGTCGGAGGAGAACGAAGCGGTGGTCCTCGCCGCGGACGGAGGCGAGACGGCCGTGCCGTACGGGCCCAAGGAGGGCCTCGCCGACACTGTGTGGGACCTGGTAGCCGCTCGTTTCGCGGAGTAG
- the rpoZ gene encoding DNA-directed RNA polymerase subunit omega, with amino-acid sequence MSSSITTPEGIINPPIDELLEATDSKYSLVIYAAKRARQINAYYSQLGEGLLEYVGPLVDTHVHEKPLSIALREINAGLLTSEAIEGPAQ; translated from the coding sequence GTGTCCTCTTCCATCACCACGCCCGAGGGCATCATCAACCCGCCGATTGATGAGCTCCTCGAAGCCACCGACTCGAAGTACAGCCTCGTGATCTACGCCGCCAAGCGCGCGCGCCAGATCAACGCGTACTACTCGCAGCTCGGTGAAGGCCTCCTCGAGTACGTCGGTCCGCTCGTCGACACCCACGTTCACGAGAAGCCGCTGTCGATCGCGCTCCGCGAGATCAACGCCGGCCTGCTGACCTCCGAGGCCATCGAGGGCCCCGCGCAGTAA
- the carA gene encoding glutamine-hydrolyzing carbamoyl-phosphate synthase small subunit, producing the protein MTISTRGAAQAPAVLVLEDGRIFRGRAYGAVGETFGEAVFSTGMTGYQETLTDPSYDRQIVVATAPQIGNTGWNDEDDESSRIWVSGYVVRDPARIPSNWRSRRALDEELAKQGVVGISGVDTRALTRHLRERGAMRSGVFSGEALAPDAELLARVQAQPQMKGASLYEEVATKEAYTVPAIGEKKFTVAAIDLGIKGMTPRRMAERGIEVHVLPATATAEDVYALAPDGVFFSNGPGDPATADGPVALMRAVLERRTPLFGICFGNQILGRALGFGTYKLKYGHRGINQPVQDRTTGKVEVTAHNHGFAVDAPLDKISDTEFGRAEVSHVCLNDQVVEGLHLLDQPAFSVQYHPEAAAGPHDAAYLFDRFVTLMEGQRA; encoded by the coding sequence ATGACGATCTCCACCCGGGGAGCCGCACAAGCTCCCGCCGTACTCGTCCTGGAGGACGGCCGCATCTTCCGCGGCCGCGCCTACGGGGCCGTGGGGGAGACCTTCGGCGAGGCCGTTTTCTCCACCGGCATGACCGGCTACCAGGAGACGCTGACCGACCCCTCGTACGACCGCCAGATCGTCGTCGCCACCGCGCCGCAGATCGGCAACACCGGCTGGAACGACGAGGACGACGAGTCCTCCCGCATCTGGGTCTCCGGCTACGTCGTGCGCGACCCCGCACGCATCCCGTCCAACTGGCGCTCGCGCCGCGCCCTCGACGAGGAGCTCGCCAAACAGGGCGTCGTCGGGATCTCCGGCGTCGACACCCGCGCCCTCACCCGCCACCTGCGTGAGCGCGGCGCGATGCGCTCCGGCGTCTTCTCCGGCGAGGCGCTGGCCCCCGACGCCGAGCTGCTCGCCCGCGTCCAGGCCCAGCCGCAGATGAAGGGCGCCAGCCTGTACGAGGAGGTCGCCACCAAGGAGGCCTACACCGTCCCGGCGATCGGCGAGAAGAAGTTCACCGTCGCCGCCATCGACCTCGGCATCAAGGGCATGACCCCGCGCCGGATGGCCGAACGCGGCATCGAGGTGCACGTGCTCCCCGCCACCGCGACCGCCGAGGACGTCTACGCCCTCGCCCCCGACGGCGTGTTCTTCTCCAACGGCCCCGGCGACCCCGCCACCGCCGACGGCCCGGTCGCGCTGATGCGCGCCGTGCTGGAGCGCAGGACGCCGCTCTTCGGCATCTGCTTCGGCAACCAGATCCTCGGCCGCGCCCTCGGCTTCGGCACCTACAAGCTGAAGTACGGCCACCGGGGCATCAACCAGCCCGTCCAGGACCGCACGACCGGCAAGGTCGAGGTCACCGCGCACAACCACGGCTTCGCCGTCGACGCGCCCCTGGACAAGATCTCGGACACCGAGTTCGGCCGCGCCGAGGTCTCCCACGTCTGCCTGAACGACCAGGTCGTCGAAGGACTGCACCTCCTCGACCAGCCCGCGTTCAGCGTCCAGTACCACCCCGAAGCAGCCGCGGGCCCGCACGACGCCGCGTACCTCTTCGACCGTTTCGTCACCCTGATGGAGGGCCAGCGTGCCTAA
- the carB gene encoding carbamoyl-phosphate synthase large subunit, which translates to MPKRSDIQSVLVIGSGPIVIGQAAEFDYSGTQACRVLKAEGLRVILVNSNPATIMTDPEIADATYVEPITPEFVEKIIAKERPDALLPTLGGQTALNTAISMHDNGVLEKYGVELIGANVEAINKGEDRDLFKGVVEAVREKIGHGESARSVICHTMDDVIQGVETLGGYPVVVRPSFTMGGAGSGFAHDEEELRRIAGQGLTLSPTTEVLLEESILGWKEYELELMRDKNDNVVVVCSIENFDPMGVHTGDSITVAPSMTLTDREYQRLRDLGIAIIREVGVDTGGCNIQFAIDPTDGRIIVIEMNPRVSRSSALASKATGFPIAKIAAKLAVGYTLDEIPNDITEKTPASFEPSLDYVVVKAPRFAFEKFPSADSTLTTTMKSVGEAMAIGRNFTEALQKALRSLEKKGSQFSFTGEPGDKDALLAESVRPTDGRINTVMQAIRAGATPEEVFDATKIDPWFVDQLFLIKEIADGLASAERLDADVIAEAKRHGFSDAQIAEIRGLGEDVVREVRHALGIRPVYKTVDTCAAEFAAKTPYFYSSYDEESEVAPRTKPAVIILGSGPNRIGQGIEFDYSCVHASFALSDAGYETVMVNCNPETVSTDYDTSDRLYFEPLTLEDVLEIVHAETLAGPVAGVIVQLGGQTPLGLSQALKDNGVPVVGTSPEAIHAAEDRGAFGRVLAEAGLPAPKHGTATTFDEAKAIADEIGYPVLVRPSYVLGGRGMEIVYDETRLSSYIAESTEISPTRPVLVDRFLDDAIEIDVDALYDGTELYLGGVMEHIEEAGIHSGDSACALPPITLGGHDIKRLRVSTEGIAKGVGVRGLINIQFALSGDILYVLEANPRASRTVPFTSKATAVPLAKAAARISLGATIAELRAEGLLPAHGDGGTLPLDAPISVKEAVMPWSRFRDIHGRGVDTVLGPEMRSTGEVMGIDSAFGTAYAKSQAGAYGPLPVKGRAFISVANRDKRSMIFPARELVAHGFELMATSGTAEVLKRNGINATVVRKQSEGEGPDGEKTIVQLIHDGQVDLIVNTPYGTGGRLDGYEIRTAAVARSVPCLTTVQALAAAVQGIDALRRGDVGVRSLQEHAEHLTAARD; encoded by the coding sequence GTGCCTAAGCGCTCCGATATCCAGTCCGTCCTGGTCATCGGCTCCGGCCCGATCGTCATCGGCCAGGCCGCCGAGTTCGACTACTCCGGTACCCAGGCGTGCCGCGTGCTCAAGGCCGAGGGCCTGCGCGTCATCCTGGTCAACTCCAACCCGGCCACGATCATGACCGACCCGGAGATCGCCGACGCCACCTACGTCGAGCCGATCACCCCCGAGTTCGTCGAGAAGATCATCGCCAAGGAGCGCCCCGACGCGCTCCTGCCGACGCTGGGCGGCCAGACCGCGCTCAACACCGCCATCTCCATGCACGACAACGGCGTGCTGGAGAAGTACGGCGTCGAGCTGATCGGCGCCAACGTCGAGGCGATCAACAAGGGCGAGGACCGCGACCTCTTCAAGGGCGTCGTCGAGGCCGTCCGCGAGAAGATCGGCCACGGCGAGTCCGCCCGCTCGGTCATCTGCCACACGATGGACGACGTCATCCAGGGCGTCGAGACCCTCGGCGGCTACCCCGTCGTCGTCCGCCCCTCCTTCACCATGGGCGGCGCCGGCTCCGGCTTCGCCCACGACGAGGAGGAGCTGCGCCGCATCGCCGGACAGGGCCTCACCCTCTCGCCGACCACCGAGGTGCTCCTGGAGGAGTCCATCCTCGGCTGGAAGGAGTACGAGCTGGAGCTGATGCGCGACAAGAACGACAACGTCGTGGTCGTCTGCTCCATCGAGAACTTCGACCCGATGGGCGTCCACACCGGCGACTCCATCACCGTCGCCCCGTCGATGACGCTCACCGACCGCGAGTACCAGCGGCTGCGCGACCTCGGCATCGCGATCATCCGCGAGGTCGGCGTCGACACCGGCGGCTGCAACATCCAGTTCGCCATCGACCCCACCGACGGCCGGATCATCGTCATCGAGATGAACCCGCGCGTCTCCCGGTCCTCGGCGCTCGCCTCCAAGGCCACCGGCTTCCCGATCGCCAAGATCGCCGCCAAGCTGGCCGTCGGCTACACGCTCGACGAGATCCCGAACGACATCACCGAGAAGACCCCGGCCTCCTTCGAGCCCTCGCTCGACTACGTCGTGGTCAAGGCCCCGCGCTTCGCCTTCGAGAAGTTCCCCTCCGCCGACTCCACCCTCACCACCACCATGAAGTCGGTGGGCGAGGCCATGGCGATCGGCCGCAACTTCACCGAGGCGCTGCAGAAGGCGCTCCGCTCGCTGGAGAAGAAGGGCTCGCAGTTCTCCTTCACCGGGGAGCCCGGCGACAAGGACGCCCTGCTCGCCGAGTCGGTCCGCCCCACGGACGGCCGCATCAACACCGTCATGCAGGCGATCCGGGCCGGTGCCACCCCCGAGGAGGTCTTCGACGCCACGAAGATCGACCCGTGGTTCGTGGACCAGCTCTTCCTGATCAAGGAGATCGCCGACGGGCTGGCCTCGGCCGAGCGCCTCGACGCCGACGTGATCGCCGAGGCCAAGCGCCACGGCTTCTCCGACGCGCAGATCGCCGAGATCCGCGGCCTGGGCGAGGACGTCGTCCGCGAGGTCCGCCACGCGCTCGGCATCCGCCCGGTCTACAAGACGGTCGACACCTGCGCCGCCGAGTTCGCCGCGAAGACCCCGTACTTCTACTCCTCGTACGACGAGGAGAGCGAGGTCGCACCCCGCACCAAGCCCGCGGTGATCATCCTCGGCTCGGGCCCGAACCGCATCGGCCAGGGCATCGAGTTCGACTACTCCTGCGTCCACGCCTCCTTCGCCCTGAGCGACGCCGGCTACGAGACCGTGATGGTCAACTGCAACCCGGAGACCGTCTCCACCGACTACGACACCTCCGACCGGCTCTACTTCGAGCCGCTCACCCTGGAGGACGTGCTGGAGATCGTCCACGCGGAGACCCTCGCGGGCCCCGTCGCGGGCGTCATCGTCCAGCTCGGCGGCCAGACCCCGCTCGGCCTGTCGCAGGCGCTCAAGGACAACGGCGTGCCCGTCGTCGGCACGTCCCCCGAGGCGATCCACGCCGCCGAGGACCGCGGCGCCTTCGGCCGGGTGCTCGCCGAGGCCGGCCTGCCCGCGCCGAAGCACGGCACCGCCACCACCTTCGACGAGGCCAAGGCCATCGCCGACGAGATCGGCTACCCGGTCCTGGTGCGCCCGTCGTACGTCCTCGGCGGACGCGGCATGGAGATCGTCTACGACGAGACCCGCCTGTCCTCGTACATCGCCGAGTCCACCGAGATCAGCCCCACCCGGCCGGTCCTGGTCGACCGCTTCCTCGACGACGCGATCGAGATCGACGTCGACGCGCTCTACGACGGCACCGAGCTCTACCTCGGCGGCGTCATGGAGCACATCGAGGAGGCCGGCATCCACTCCGGCGACTCCGCCTGCGCGCTGCCCCCGATCACCCTCGGCGGCCACGACATCAAGCGCCTGCGGGTCTCCACCGAGGGCATCGCCAAGGGCGTCGGCGTCCGCGGACTGATCAACATCCAGTTCGCGCTCTCCGGCGACATCCTCTACGTCCTGGAGGCCAACCCCCGCGCCTCCCGGACCGTCCCCTTCACCTCGAAGGCGACCGCCGTCCCGCTCGCCAAGGCCGCCGCCCGCATCTCGCTGGGCGCGACCATCGCCGAGCTGCGCGCCGAGGGCCTGCTGCCGGCCCACGGCGACGGAGGCACCCTGCCGCTCGACGCGCCGATCTCCGTCAAGGAGGCCGTCATGCCGTGGTCGCGCTTCCGCGACATCCACGGCCGCGGCGTGGACACCGTCCTCGGCCCGGAGATGCGTTCGACCGGTGAGGTCATGGGCATCGACTCGGCCTTCGGGACGGCCTACGCCAAGTCCCAGGCCGGCGCCTACGGCCCGCTGCCCGTCAAGGGCCGCGCGTTCATCTCGGTCGCCAACCGCGACAAGCGCTCGATGATCTTCCCGGCCCGGGAGCTCGTCGCCCACGGCTTCGAGCTGATGGCGACCTCCGGCACCGCCGAGGTCCTCAAGCGCAACGGCATCAACGCCACCGTCGTGCGCAAGCAGTCCGAGGGCGAGGGCCCGGACGGCGAGAAGACCATCGTCCAGCTCATCCACGACGGCCAGGTCGACCTCATCGTCAACACGCCGTACGGCACCGGCGGCCGGCTCGACGGCTACGAGATCCGGACCGCCGCGGTGGCCCGCTCGGTGCCGTGCCTGACGACCGTCCAGGCGCTCGCCGCCGCGGTCCAGGGCATCGACGCGCTCCGGCGCGGGGACGTCGGCGTACGGTCCCTCCAGGAGCACGCCGAGCACCTGACGGCGGCCCGCGACTAG
- a CDS encoding integration host factor, translating to MALPPLTPEQRAAALEKAAAARRERAEVKNRLKHSGASLHEVIKQGRENDVIGKMKVSALLESLPGVGKVRAKQIMERLGISESRRVRGLGSNQIASLEREFGGTAA from the coding sequence GTGGCTCTTCCGCCCCTTACCCCTGAACAGCGCGCAGCCGCGCTCGAAAAGGCCGCCGCGGCTCGCCGGGAGCGGGCCGAGGTCAAGAATCGACTCAAGCACTCCGGCGCCTCGCTCCACGAGGTCATCAAGCAGGGTCGGGAGAACGACGTCATCGGCAAGATGAAGGTCTCCGCACTCCTTGAGTCCCTGCCGGGCGTGGGCAAGGTCCGCGCCAAGCAGATCATGGAGCGTCTCGGGATCTCCGAGAGCCGCAGGGTCCGGGGTCTCGGCTCCAACCAGATCGCATCCCTGGAGCGAGAGTTCGGCGGCACAGCCGCCTGA
- the gmk gene encoding guanylate kinase, translated as MAATSRGTSPVPPDVRPRLTVLSGPSGVGKSTVVAHMRKVHPEVWLSVSATTRKPRPGESNGVHYFFVDDQEFDKLIANGELLEWAEFAGNRYGTPRRAVLDRLENGEPVLLEIDLQGARLVRESMSDARLVFLAPPSWDELVRRLTGRGTEPPEVIERRLAAARVELAAEAEFDTTLVNTSVEDVARELLALMLQASDHRATSD; from the coding sequence ATGGCTGCAACATCCCGGGGGACGTCCCCCGTACCCCCGGACGTACGTCCGCGGCTGACCGTGCTCTCCGGCCCCTCCGGGGTCGGCAAGAGCACGGTCGTCGCGCATATGCGCAAGGTCCACCCCGAAGTCTGGCTCTCGGTGTCGGCGACGACCCGCAAGCCGCGACCCGGTGAGAGCAACGGCGTCCACTACTTCTTCGTGGACGACCAGGAGTTCGACAAGCTGATCGCCAACGGCGAGCTGCTCGAATGGGCGGAGTTCGCGGGCAACCGCTACGGCACCCCCCGCCGGGCCGTCCTCGACCGCCTGGAGAACGGCGAGCCGGTGCTGCTGGAGATCGACCTCCAGGGCGCCCGGCTGGTCCGCGAGTCGATGTCCGACGCGCGGCTCGTCTTCCTGGCCCCGCCGAGCTGGGACGAGCTGGTCCGCCGGCTCACCGGCCGGGGCACCGAGCCGCCGGAGGTGATCGAGCGCAGGCTCGCCGCCGCCCGGGTCGAACTGGCCGCCGAGGCCGAGTTCGACACCACCCTCGTCAACACCTCCGTCGAGGACGTGGCACGCGAGCTGCTAGCCTTGATGCTTCAGGCTTCCGACCACCGTGCCACGAGCGACTGA
- the metK gene encoding methionine adenosyltransferase has product MSRRLFTSESVTEGHPDKIADQISDTILDALLREDPTSRVAVETLITTGLVHVAGEVTTKAYADIPNLVRNKILEIGYDSSKKGFDGASCGVSVSIGAQSPDIAQGVDTAYEKRVLGAAAVEDDELDKQGAGDQGLMFGYACDETPELMPLPIYVAHRLSRRLSDVRKNGTIPYLRPDGKTQVTIEYDGDKAVRLDTVVVSSQHASDIDLDSLLAPDIREFVVEHVLAQLIEDGIKLDTEGYRLLVNPTGRFEIGGPMGDAGLTGRKIIIDTYGGMARHGGGAFSGKDPSKVDRSAAYAMRWVAKNVVAAGLAARCEVQVAYAIGKAEPVGLFVETFGTAAVDTDKIEHAIGEVFDLRPAAIIRDLDLLRPIYAQTAAYGHFGRELPDFTWERTDRVDALRAAAGL; this is encoded by the coding sequence GTGTCCCGCCGTCTCTTCACCTCGGAATCCGTCACCGAGGGTCACCCCGACAAGATCGCTGACCAGATCAGCGACACGATTCTCGACGCGCTCCTGCGCGAGGACCCCACCTCGCGCGTCGCCGTCGAGACCTTGATCACCACTGGTCTGGTGCATGTCGCGGGTGAGGTCACGACCAAGGCCTACGCCGACATCCCCAACCTCGTGCGCAACAAGATCCTGGAGATCGGCTACGACTCCTCCAAGAAGGGCTTCGACGGCGCCTCCTGCGGCGTGTCGGTGTCCATCGGAGCGCAGTCCCCGGACATCGCCCAGGGTGTCGACACCGCGTACGAGAAGCGGGTGCTGGGTGCGGCGGCCGTCGAGGACGACGAGCTCGACAAGCAGGGCGCCGGCGACCAGGGACTGATGTTCGGTTACGCCTGCGACGAGACGCCCGAGCTGATGCCGCTCCCGATCTACGTGGCGCACCGGCTCTCCCGCCGGCTCTCCGACGTCCGCAAGAACGGCACCATCCCCTACCTGCGCCCCGACGGCAAGACGCAGGTCACCATCGAGTACGACGGCGACAAGGCCGTCCGCCTCGACACGGTCGTGGTGTCCTCGCAGCACGCCTCGGACATCGACCTCGACTCGCTGCTCGCCCCCGACATCCGCGAGTTCGTCGTGGAGCACGTGCTGGCGCAGCTCATCGAGGACGGTATCAAGCTCGACACCGAGGGCTACCGCCTCCTGGTGAACCCGACCGGCCGCTTCGAGATCGGCGGCCCGATGGGCGACGCCGGCCTCACCGGCCGCAAGATCATCATCGACACCTACGGCGGCATGGCCCGCCACGGTGGCGGCGCCTTCTCGGGCAAGGACCCGTCGAAGGTGGACCGTTCGGCCGCGTACGCCATGCGCTGGGTGGCCAAGAACGTCGTCGCCGCCGGGCTCGCCGCCCGCTGCGAGGTGCAGGTCGCGTACGCGATCGGCAAGGCCGAGCCGGTCGGTCTGTTCGTCGAGACCTTCGGCACCGCCGCGGTCGACACCGACAAGATCGAGCACGCCATCGGCGAGGTCTTCGACCTCCGCCCGGCCGCGATCATCCGCGACCTGGACCTGCTCCGCCCGATCTACGCCCAGACCGCGGCGTACGGCCACTTCGGCCGCGAGCTCCCCGACTTCACCTGGGAGCGCACGGACCGGGTCGACGCCCTGCGCGCCGCCGCCGGTCTCTGA